One window of Acomys russatus chromosome 28, mAcoRus1.1, whole genome shotgun sequence genomic DNA carries:
- the LOC127210845 gene encoding putative olfactory receptor 2B8, with the protein MRRLNNTSHHTNGFILVGFSEWPQLEMALLVVVSIFYIVTIFGNSAIIILSHLDPQLHTSMYFFLANLSFLDLCYTTSTVPQMLINIQSHERSISYVGCIAQLFIFLSLGSTECVLLSVMAFDRYVAICHPLRYTVIMHPKLCQQLAAVAWITGFSNSLVQTVLTSLLPRCGQYHLENFFCEVPAMLQLSCVDTWVNEVEMYAAVVVIKVIPLGLILFSYINIVRVVIRIQTSEGQKKAFNTCGSHLLVVIMFYGSAISGYAYMAPKNSSAKLKGKLLALFYGLISPMLNPLIYTLRNKDVKAAVKKVLGREQELR; encoded by the coding sequence ATGAGAAGGCTCAATAACACCTCCCATCACACCAATGGCTTTATTCTGGTAGGCTTCTCTGAATGGCCCCAACTGGAAATGGCTCTCCTTGTGGTAGTTTCCATTTTCTATATAGTGACCATCTTTGGGAATTCAGCTATTATCATTTTATCTCACCTTGATCCTCAACTCCACACCTCCATGTATTTCTTCCTGGCCAACCTTTCATTTTTGGATCTCTGCTATACTACATCTACTGTCCCCCAGATGCTAATAAATATACAGAGCCATGAGAGAAGCATCAGCTATGTGGGCTGCATAGCACAACTGTTCATCTTCCTTAGCTTGGGATCTACAGAATGCGTGCTTCTCTCCGTTATGGCCTTTGATCGCTATGTAGCCATTTGCCACCCTCTGCGCTACACAGTTATCATGCACCCTAAGCTATGCCAACAGTTAGCAGCAGTAGCCTGGATAACTGGTTTCAGCAACTCCTTGGTGCAGACAGTGTTGACTTCTTTATTACCTCGTTGTGGCCAATACCACTTAGAGAATTTCTTCTGTGAGGTACCTGCCATGCTTCAGTTATCATGTGTTGATACCTGGGTCAATGAGGTAGAGATGTATGCTGCTGTGGTTGTCATAAAAGTTATCCCTCTTGGGTTAATTCTTTTCTCTTACATCAACATTGTCAGAGTAGTCATAAGGATACAAACTTCTGAAGGTCAAAAGAAGGCCTTTAACACATGTGGGTCTCATCTTCTAGTGGTCATTATGTTCTATGGCTCTGCCATTAGTGGATATGCATACATGGCACCCAAGAACAGCTCAGCCAAACTGAAGGGCAAGCTTTTGGCACTCTTTTATGGACTCATAAGCCCAATGCTGAACCCTCTTATCTATACCTTGAGGAACAAGGATGTCAAAGCAGCAGTGAAAAAGGTACTTGGAAGAGAACAAGAGCTAAGGTAG